The genomic stretch AATTGAAAGCCGAAACACTTATACGTGAATAAATAGTTTGTAGCTTTGATCACCTCCAAAAGAAATTactgatttcagaaatttttatttatacaACCTGAACACACATATTaaggagaataacaagcctgctTACCTGACAAACTTGACTTGAATGAAACTAAAACTTCTGGGCTCGCTAtcgcctcccagctggtctcggggtacgatgctggcctaacaagccagtcgtcgtaggttcgagtcttgactcgggagagactgttagtgtcaataggatcgtagcgctagccccgcaattgtcctgtacacttaacagttggctgcgaagtctgtgtatagtgcacagaaggtcaagttccgaatcggaatgtagcaccaaggcttttttATCAATCAACAGCAGGCTTGCAAACGTTCTCCGTTCTTCTAATTAGTTACTACCGGTTTAATCGGCCCACGTGTCGCAGCTTCGACTGCTCGATTCGATATCTCGCTCCGAACCAGACGTTGTTATATGCCGCCCACTAAGGTGAAACTGCTGCATACAAGAACACGTCTCAGTTAGTTCCTACTGGAGCTGAAGTCCGACGATCTCCACTAATGCTGCTATTCATACTAAGTTTGATAATTTTTAGTTTCTAGTATGGcagtaaatttttaatttcaaacttTGAATCTTGAACTTGAAGCTAGGAGTTCCTATATCACAGTAttacatgtgatttttttttattggattGTGAATATTCAATTTCACTGTTTGACATTCATTTATTCAGTTTTaagtaactgtttttttttcagttttcactGTCTTATTTCAAGTTTCGAGTACGGAGCTTCTTACTTCGAGTTTCCAGTTTTCATTTTTCAGTATTCAGGTGAATTCGTCTGGTACCGGTTTCTTATTTACACTTTTTAATACGTAAAATGTCTTAAATTACCAATGTCACCTAATTCACCATTTTTTACTGAgatccaaaaaaatgtttgccaaCTCTAGAGACGAATTTGCCTGAAACCCCTCAAAAGCAACACTGACGAACGAACGACACGGAATTCAATCAAAGCCAGAGAGCCAAAAACACGATTACTCATTGGATAAGTGACAGTTGCAATCGGATTGTCCTGCAGGCCTCGCTCCAATCGGCACTGACAACTTTCATACCCACCCTTTCAACAAGCAGCAGGACGGAAAAGTTCGTGTATTGTTTACAGTCGGGTTGTGTTGTGTGTACCAAACATGGTACTGCTTTGACATTGATTTCTATCGCTCCTGTCGATAGTTGGAATAGTAACTCATGTGCGTTGGCAGGCTTATCAAAAGATGCGAAAACTATTATGTGAAATCTATtagataattttcaatttattccaTTATATTATTTCACGAATGGTAACACTGAATTGATGGCACTCTATAGGACTATCAAATAGAGGGCGGTTGGCAGTCAATGATTCAACACAGCAGAAATTCTTGCTATTACCAACAGAGTTTATCCAACGCATCTGCTGTAGAAGACAGCAAATTGTTACCATCATGTTTTCCGCTCCTGTTAGACCTGTCCCACCTGGAGCACACAAATAATCTCTATCCGGTAGGTACGGATTTGTAGAATCGAAATCAAATTAGTTCTGCCAAAGGACAAAACAGAGCCTCGGGATTTTTTGCAGACACACTCTGGCAGACTTTCCCTTTCGTGAATACAATTGCAGACGCTGTGTCTGGCTGTGACAGACATTGCCTTTCTGATCGGTCTGTAGTGTACTAAAACATACAATCGACATCAACACGATGTTACTTTAACACGACACAGAACCCTAAAAGCCCTTGACTTTGGgtttaatgtaaaaaaagcCTTCGAGCATTCCTGTGGTAGAAAACGGACTTATCTGGGACTGGGCTTTCACTCTCACTGTAAAGCTGTTTGTCCGCCCTGGAAAGGACATCACCGCCGGCTCAAAGGGCGATAGTCCTGTCATGATAAACGAGTAATTTGTTCGCCATTGACAGCAATGGATGGACTGGATTACTAGTTTAAAACGCCTATGGAAATACGTGACACCGCAAAAAACGGACCGAGGGGATGCGAACGCTTTGTTCTGACACAACAGCACATTCCCGCTTTCAGCATCGGTTGACACAAAGCAGCAGAAAAAAAGATAGCGGTTAAGTGCAACGAGGTGGAAAAGTGCACTCCGGTAATCGAATGATCTCGCTTCTCGATACTGGAACGGAAAACCCCCTTTGTCGGTGGCGGAAATTCAACGCGGATATTGCAAATTTGGCTCCACCGTCATCTCTCGGAAGGTAATTTATTTCCAGTAAGCCCTAAGGATAAGTCATATACAAATTGAGGTATTACGGAAGCTGAACAGATTTACGAGGGGCAGCTTCCAGTTGCTATTTCAAACGATGGCGTTGGCTGTGATTATCACGCAATTGGTAAGAACCTCTTCGCAATTGAAGTGAAGGTTTAAAGCTGAAAAGATGGtcaaattttgtgaagtttCGTCATCAATTTTCAATCTAAAATTTATAACGACACTGTCGAACTTGATATATCAATTAATTAATATCACACCATTTTGTACCAAGAACCGTTAGCTGCACGCGATTACACACAATCGGTCCGCCACCTTTAGTCATGGTGTGAACAATTGGAAAAATCTTCGGAAACAGCTCTATTCGCTGGCTGGTTAGAGCAAGTAAAAAGCGTAAAATTAAATGATCCATAATGAGAGAACTTAAGAAATTCACCGTCTTCATTTTCTAACCAGCGCCAGCGGCCGGCGATTGCTAGTCGATAGAATTGAATAAAAACCATCGTCGGTAAGCAGCAAGTCATCATTCACCACCAATCAACCGGACCAACTTCACCGTCGTAGAGCATCAAACATGAAGGTAATCAATAAATAATAACCTTACATTGCTAATCGCAtgtaactaattttaatcattttatcCGCTAAGGCTTTCGCAGTACTATCTATGGCCTTAGCTGTTGCCTCCTGTGCAGCGGTCGACGATTCAGGCAGCAAGAAAGAAAAGCGTGGTCTGTGGGAGCTAGATTCAGGCAACGATCATTACGAGCAAAAGCCCATAATCCAAACCATAACGAAGAACGTTCCTGTCCCGTACCCAGTGGAGGTTGAAAAGCACGTCCCGGTTCCGGTGAAAGTTCCATACCCGGTGGAAGTCGAGAAGAAAGTCCCCGTCTATATCGAGAAGAAGGTTCCAGTTTACATCGAAAAGAAAGTCCCTGTACACATTGACCGCCCCGTTCCCTACCCAGTGAAAGTGAAAGTCCCCGTTGTCCAGAAGGAATACGTCGCAGTACCAAAGCCCTATCCGGTTCATGTTGAGAAGCCCGTTCCAGTGTACGTGAAAAAGCCAGTGTACATCGAAAAATATGTTCCAGTGTCCGTCCAGGTTAAGAAGCCTAAAAAGTCCTTCCATTTGTTTTAGACCAATTGTCAAAAATGTGTGTGCCTAATAAAGAGACTTTCTACCTAGCGTAAGGAAACAACTGACTCTTGCTTTGTcttaattttgtttatttactgtaCTAACCTTATTAACATGCAAATGAGTTGCCCCTTGAGCGGCAAAGCCCTCCAACAACGGGGGCATTCTCGGGAGATCGCATTGGAAAGTAATTTTCAACCTGACTGAATCAGAAATTAGCTCCCCTCTGGGCAGAGTAGTGAAGCAAAACCGTAATGAGGAGAAGAAAAAGTGGGATAATGATGCAAGAAAGTAATTATGTCTTAAATGAAACCCCTCCGGAAAAGGAGAGGAACGCACTTCCGGTAAGTGTGAACAGAAGGTCGGTTGACAGATATGATTCCCCTCTCCTCCGCGGGCGAATGACACAAGAGAGACATCAGTAGGGAAGCGGTTTTTTGGATGTCTAATAAAGAATCAAGAAGTGATTTCTGTTCTGTCATCGGCAGCACTTCCGTAATGATGCTCCCTACTCTCAGCATGTTTAGATTGTAATCGAGAGCGATATAAATTTTATTGCCCTGCACTGTTTGATGATTGTGCCCATGTTTCCGGAGCGAATTGGGATGCTCAAGTGAATTCGATTTCCTCGTTCTAAAGATGGCTGTGAACATCACTTGCTGCTTGTACAAGGGGGAAGATTTCCCCTTTTGGTTTGATAGGAATTTGATTTCGACCGCGATCCCCATCATGTTTGAACAAAGCTCACCACCAACCGAGAGGGTTACACGAAATTGTGCGAACAACGCATTCCTTCGGC from Wyeomyia smithii strain HCP4-BCI-WySm-NY-G18 chromosome 3, ASM2978416v1, whole genome shotgun sequence encodes the following:
- the LOC129730863 gene encoding mantle protein-like, with amino-acid sequence MKAFAVLSMALAVASCAAVDDSGSKKEKRGLWELDSGNDHYEQKPIIQTITKNVPVPYPVEVEKHVPVPVKVPYPVEVEKKVPVYIEKKVPVYIEKKVPVHIDRPVPYPVKVKVPVVQKEYVAVPKPYPVHVEKPVPVYVKKPVYIEKYVPVSVQVKKPKKSFHLF